Proteins encoded by one window of Pseudomonas sp. LS44:
- a CDS encoding helix-turn-helix domain-containing protein yields the protein MPTDPRVLFGQRLIEARKAKSWSQERLALESGLARSYLGGVERGQRNIALLNIYRLAEALDVTPSFLLELPSQDQA from the coding sequence ATGCCAACCGATCCAAGAGTTCTTTTCGGCCAACGATTGATAGAGGCCAGAAAAGCAAAAAGCTGGTCCCAAGAGCGCCTTGCTCTGGAAAGCGGGCTGGCGCGTAGCTATCTCGGCGGAGTAGAGCGAGGGCAGCGCAACATTGCATTGCTAAATATCTATCGTTTGGCTGAAGCGCTCGACGTCACGCCATCATTCCTGCTTGAACTGCCAAGCCAAGATCAAGCCTGA
- a CDS encoding recombinase family protein — MTPKPRFVRAYLRASTVEQDVDRARQMLVDFAQEHGQHIAAFYLENESGTKLHRPELFRLLRDAQPGDILLCEQVDRLSRLEAADWLQLRSIIAAKELHIVALDLPTSHQFLAEAQGDSFTGRMLSAINSMLLDMLAAVARKDYEDRRRRTLQGIAKAQAQGKYKGRPINGELHDKIKACLRRGMPIRETAAMLDCAKSTVQRVKQDLERDNCPA, encoded by the coding sequence ATGACCCCAAAACCCCGCTTTGTCCGGGCGTACCTGCGCGCGTCCACTGTGGAGCAGGACGTGGATCGAGCACGGCAGATGCTCGTCGATTTCGCCCAGGAGCACGGCCAGCACATCGCGGCCTTCTACCTGGAGAACGAGAGCGGCACCAAACTCCACCGACCGGAACTGTTCCGCCTGCTGAGGGACGCCCAGCCCGGCGACATTCTCTTGTGCGAGCAGGTCGACCGGCTGAGCAGGTTGGAGGCCGCCGATTGGCTCCAACTGCGCAGCATCATCGCCGCCAAAGAGCTGCACATCGTCGCCCTCGACTTGCCGACCTCGCACCAGTTTCTGGCCGAGGCGCAGGGCGACAGCTTCACGGGGCGGATGTTGTCGGCGATCAACAGCATGTTGCTGGACATGCTCGCCGCCGTGGCGCGCAAGGACTACGAGGACAGGCGGCGGCGCACCCTGCAGGGGATCGCCAAGGCGCAGGCGCAAGGCAAGTACAAGGGCCGACCCATCAACGGCGAGCTGCACGACAAGATCAAGGCCTGTCTGCGTCGCGGCATGCCGATCCGGGAAACCGCCGCGATGCTCGACTGCGCCAAGTCGACGGTGCAGCGGGTCAAGCAGGACCTTGAACGCGACAACTGCCCGGCCTAG